The following are encoded together in the Roseobacter denitrificans OCh 114 genome:
- the tolQ gene encoding protein TolQ, with product MEAETLAMAHEIDFSFFGLFARATLIVKIVMIMLIVASFWAWSVIVIKLILYRKTRHEAAVFDRAFWSGEPLDGLFEEVGPAPSGGTEKIFAAGMMEWQRSHHDDGGLIAGATQRIDRSMDVAINKEAEHLRDGLTVLATIGSSTPFIGLFGTVIGIMNAFIEIAEQQNTNLAVVAPGIAEALLATGLGLFAAIPAVIYYNKLSADADRILAGYESFADEFATILSRQLDS from the coding sequence ATGGAAGCAGAAACGCTGGCTATGGCGCATGAGATTGATTTCTCATTCTTCGGATTATTCGCGCGCGCAACTTTAATCGTAAAGATCGTGATGATCATGCTGATCGTGGCCTCGTTCTGGGCGTGGTCGGTGATTGTGATCAAGCTGATCCTCTATCGCAAGACTCGCCATGAAGCAGCGGTTTTTGATCGTGCGTTCTGGTCGGGGGAGCCGCTGGACGGTCTCTTTGAAGAAGTCGGCCCGGCCCCTTCGGGCGGTACGGAAAAGATATTCGCCGCCGGGATGATGGAATGGCAACGCTCGCATCACGATGACGGCGGGCTGATCGCAGGGGCGACGCAGCGGATCGACCGCTCCATGGATGTGGCGATCAACAAGGAAGCCGAGCATCTGCGCGATGGTCTGACGGTCTTGGCCACCATTGGGTCGTCCACGCCGTTCATTGGCCTTTTCGGGACTGTCATCGGGATTATGAATGCCTTTATCGAGATTGCAGAGCAGCAGAACACCAACCTCGCCGTTGTCGCCCCCGGCATTGCCGAGGCCTTGCTGGCCACGGGTCTGGGGCTCTTTGCGGCGATCCCGGCGGTGATCTACTACAACAAGCTCAGTGCGGATGCGGATCGTATTCTCGCAGGTTATGAATCCTTTGCCGATGAGTTCGCAACCATCCTCAGCCGCCAGTTGGACAGTTGA
- the tolB gene encoding Tol-Pal system beta propeller repeat protein TolB, translating into MSFQIRVFTAILAVLSLFTAPVLAQNSGPLRIEITEGVIEPLPFALPVFEAETADAADVAAQITQVIAADLTGTGLFRQIEPDAFISTVSSFAAPIQYADWKAINAQALITGAVAVQGNQLNVKFRLYDVFSGAEMGDGLQFSATPDGWRRMAHKVADAVYSRITGEGGYFDSRVVYVSETGTKDARQKRLAIMDYDGANVKYLTDSSSIVLAPRFSPDGQRILYTSYETGFPRIYVLDVTSLQRRGLESQEGTMSFAPRFAPDGQTIVFSLSQGGNTDIYRMNVNGGSATRLTSAPSIETAPSYSPDGTQIVFESDRSGSQQLYVMPANGGEARRISFGPGRYGTPVWSPRGDLVAFTKQNAGRFHIGVMRLDGSEERLLTASFLDEGPTWSPNGRVIMFSRETQGAQGRATLYSVDITGRNLRPVRTPEGGSDPSWSPLQR; encoded by the coding sequence ATGAGTTTTCAGATACGCGTTTTCACAGCAATTCTGGCTGTTCTATCGCTCTTCACCGCGCCGGTGCTGGCCCAGAACAGCGGCCCGCTGCGCATTGAGATCACCGAAGGTGTGATCGAACCTTTGCCCTTTGCCCTGCCGGTTTTCGAGGCCGAGACTGCCGATGCCGCCGATGTGGCGGCCCAGATCACACAGGTGATCGCGGCGGATCTGACAGGGACGGGACTGTTTCGCCAGATTGAGCCGGACGCTTTCATCAGCACGGTCAGTAGCTTTGCCGCGCCGATCCAATACGCGGATTGGAAAGCCATCAACGCGCAAGCGCTGATCACCGGGGCTGTAGCGGTGCAGGGCAATCAGTTGAACGTGAAATTCCGCCTGTATGATGTGTTTTCGGGGGCGGAAATGGGCGATGGGTTGCAGTTTTCCGCCACGCCCGACGGCTGGCGTCGCATGGCGCATAAGGTGGCGGATGCGGTCTATAGCCGGATCACGGGGGAGGGCGGGTATTTCGACAGCCGCGTCGTCTACGTCTCCGAAACCGGCACCAAGGATGCACGCCAGAAGCGGCTGGCGATCATGGATTACGATGGGGCAAATGTGAAATACCTCACCGACAGCAGTTCCATCGTGCTGGCCCCGCGGTTTTCGCCGGATGGACAGCGCATTCTCTATACCAGCTATGAAACAGGCTTTCCGCGCATCTATGTGCTGGATGTGACCTCGCTGCAGCGTCGTGGCCTTGAAAGCCAGGAAGGCACCATGAGCTTTGCGCCGCGTTTTGCACCGGATGGGCAGACCATCGTCTTTTCGCTCAGTCAGGGTGGGAATACCGATATCTACCGCATGAACGTCAATGGCGGGTCGGCGACACGGCTCACATCGGCGCCCTCGATCGAGACCGCGCCGAGCTATTCGCCCGATGGCACGCAGATCGTGTTCGAAAGCGACAGGTCCGGCTCTCAACAGCTTTATGTGATGCCCGCAAACGGGGGGGAGGCGCGCCGCATTTCTTTCGGACCCGGACGCTATGGCACGCCGGTCTGGTCGCCGCGCGGCGATCTCGTCGCCTTCACCAAGCAAAACGCCGGGCGGTTCCATATCGGCGTGATGCGCCTTGATGGTTCCGAAGAGCGTTTGCTCACGGCTTCGTTTCTTGACGAAGGGCCCACATGGTCCCCCAATGGCCGCGTGATCATGTTTTCGCGCGAAACCCAGGGTGCCCAGGGACGCGCCACGCTCTATTCCGTGGACATCACGGGCAGAAACCTGCGCCCGGTGCGCACGCCCGAAGGAGGGTCGGACCCATCGTGGTCCCCGCTGCAG
- the tolR gene encoding protein TolR translates to MGANVLQKPGGSTKRRRRTTRAQPMSEINVTPFVDVMLVLLIIFMVAAPLLTVGVPVELPKTAAGALPTDQEEPLTVTITAEGSIQIQTTETAGNELIPKLRSIAAERTSDRVFLRADGSVPYLRVMEVMGALNAGGFSNIGLVTDIGGPTLDGRDGAADGADR, encoded by the coding sequence ATGGGTGCGAATGTTCTTCAGAAACCGGGCGGCAGCACAAAGCGGCGCAGGCGGACCACGCGCGCGCAGCCCATGTCCGAGATCAACGTAACGCCATTCGTCGATGTGATGCTGGTGCTGCTGATCATCTTCATGGTCGCCGCACCGCTGTTGACGGTCGGCGTGCCGGTTGAACTGCCCAAGACGGCAGCTGGCGCTTTGCCCACGGATCAGGAGGAACCCCTGACCGTAACGATCACGGCGGAAGGATCCATCCAGATCCAGACCACTGAGACGGCAGGCAATGAACTGATCCCGAAACTGCGCTCCATCGCGGCGGAGCGGACCTCGGACAGGGTGTTTTTGCGTGCCGATGGCTCTGTGCCTTACCTGCGCGTCATGGAGGTGATGGGGGCGCTCAACGCCGGTGGGTTTTCCAACATCGGTTTGGTGACGGATATCGGCGGGCCGACGCTTGATGGGCGCGATGGGGCTGCCGACGGGGCAGATCGGTAG